In Aquincola tertiaricarbonis, the genomic stretch CCATCTTCGAGAACGTGGCCTTCGGGCTGCGGGTGCGGCCCAAGGCCACGCGGCCGAGCGAGGCCGAGATCCGCAGCAAGGTGAGCGCACTGCTCAAGCTGGTGCAGCTGGACTGGATCGCCGACCGCTACCCGCACCAGCTGTCGGGCGGCCAGCGGCAGCGCATAGCGCTGGCGCGGGCGCTGGCAGTGGAGCCGCAGGTGCTGCTGCTGGACGAGCCTTTCGGCGCGCTGGACGCCAAGGTGCGCAAGGAACTGCGCCGCTGGCTGCGCCGGCTGCACGACGAGATGCACGTGACCAGCGTCTTCGTCACCCACGACCAGGACGAAGCCATGGAAGTGGCCGACCGGGTGGTGGTGATGAACCAGGGCCGCATCGAGCAGGAAGGCTCGCCCGACCAGGTGTACGACCACCCGGCGACGCCCTTCGTGCTGCAGTTCCTGGGCGACGTGAACCTGTTCCACGGCCGCCTGGGCCATGCGCCCGGCGGTGCCGAGGGCCCGGTGAGCTACGTGCGCCCGCACGAGCTGGACATCGTCGACCGGCCCGACGAGAACACCTGGCCGGTGACGCTGTCGCAGGCGCTGACGGTGGGCCCGCTGACGCGCGTGGAGTTCAAGCGCAACGACGACGGCAGCTACGTGGACGTGGAGCTGCCGCGCGAGGCCTGGCATGTGCTGCGCGACAAGCTGCAGCTCAAGCCCGGCAGCCCGGCCCACCTGCGGCCGCGGCGCGTGACGCGCTTCGACGACCACAACGCGCCGATCGACCCCGCCGCGGCGATCTGACCATCAGGCCGTCTGGCGACGGCGGCGGGCGATGCCCGCCACCAGGCCCAGGCCGCCCAGCATCAGCGCATAGGTGCTGGGCTCGGGCACGGCGACCGTCAGCGGCGTCTGCGTCAGGCCCACGGTGCCGGCGCTGCTGAAGGTCAGGCCCACCACGAAGGCGGTCGGGTCGTCGGGGTTGAGCGCCGCGTCCGTCTCGATGCCGCGCAGGCTGAAGCGGGTGGTGCCCGCCGCGAAGGTGTATTCCTCACCCGCATGCAGGTCGGTGCCGCTGTCCACGAACTGTGTGCCGTTCCACAGCCACAGGTCGTAGCTGCCATCGCCGATGGCATCGCGGATGGTGAGCGTGGCGAACGAGGGCGAACCGGCGTCCAGCACGTAGTCGTAGCCGGTGGCCACCACCGGGTCGATCCACACCCGCTGGTTCAGCTGCACGTTGAAGTTGAAGCGGAAGCTGCCGTCCACCACCACCGGCATCAGCGGGTTGGAAGGCGACAGGCCCGGCGTGTCACCGTTGCGCACCGCGAAGGTCCACAACCCCGGCGTATCGGCCGACACGTTGCTCTGGCTGACCAGGTTCAGCACGCCCTCGGTACGCGAGGCCGGCAGCGTGTAGTAGTTGCGGCCGGTGCCATCGTCGTACCCCGCCTGCGCGGCGATGTTGTCCGACACGTCACCGGTCGTCCACTGCAGCTGCTGGTAGCGGAAGTCGAAGTCGAAGTTGCCGGCGCCGGTATCGGCCCGGTTGCGCAGCACCAGCTGGAAGTTGTTCAGCTTGTCGGTGTGGCTGCTGTAGTAGCCCACGTTGTGCCAGGTGACGACCACGGTGTTGGCATTGGGCGAGGCCACGTACACCGCATTGCCGCCCAGGCTGGCCGCCGCTCCGCGGGTGTCCACGTCGGCCCACCAGGGCGCGATCATCGGCTGGTCGCTGACCGGGAACGGGTTGGGCGTGTAGTCGGGCAACGGGCTGTTGAAGGTGATGTTGCCGT encodes the following:
- a CDS encoding sulfate/molybdate ABC transporter ATP-binding protein yields the protein MSIEIRNLNKAFGKTVVCDNLNLDIPSGELVALLGPSGSGKTSLLRIIAGLERPDSGTVLFGGKDATFDDVRDRNVGFVFQHYALFAHMSIFENVAFGLRVRPKATRPSEAEIRSKVSALLKLVQLDWIADRYPHQLSGGQRQRIALARALAVEPQVLLLDEPFGALDAKVRKELRRWLRRLHDEMHVTSVFVTHDQDEAMEVADRVVVMNQGRIEQEGSPDQVYDHPATPFVLQFLGDVNLFHGRLGHAPGGAEGPVSYVRPHELDIVDRPDENTWPVTLSQALTVGPLTRVEFKRNDDGSYVDVELPREAWHVLRDKLQLKPGSPAHLRPRRVTRFDDHNAPIDPAAAI